CTATTATTTTATAACAGCTAGACCTTaactttaaaatgtaacattttgatGTAATAAGCTGCTTGTAATAACCTGTTTGGTAAATTTTGATTGGACGAATTTAGAATTTAGATCGGCCcatcggtcagtcggtcagtcagtcagtcaatcagtcaacagcagcctctggtggatttacgtgacaaCAGCAgttgtgaatggcactcgcgagagaaatctgagatctgaaaaagcatacacagcagcctctgggtGAATTagtgaaaacaaaacctgcaaaaaaaatgtagctcctgggacatatttggcgctctccagaaatgtatataatggtacataatcagaatgaacctgggttaaCTAGCTCAGTGCTTTTCTGTTAAGAAGTTTTAGCATAtcttcttaaaatgtaaaaactgcgcGTAAACTGTCATCACGGAAATTGAATCAAATTATGATTATCGAGCCACTAAagaattttgttatattttggaCTCTTCTGTGATAGTAAAAGAGAATGTGTGCAAATCTTTTCACCGCAGTAAATAAAGGATCCAGGAATTATCTAGAGAACTCTGCTTATCCCCAAGGTGCCTTTACTTCTGCCACctattttgagaaactgctgCTGACGTTGTGTGGTGCCATAAATTCAAATCCCATTGATTTGAAGAAGTGGTTGCTACATTTTATGTGGCTCCCTGACTGTCCGTTAGCCTTGCGACTGAGGCTGCTGACTTCATTCTTTGGTCACTGTGAAGCTGCAATGTGCTACTGAATCAAAGCAATGAATGTTGGTGCCTTTTCACCGCAGACACTTCACTTCATGGTCACTGACTTTTTGCTTTTTgtacagcattttatttttactgttgctATGCAACAAACTCTAGGTAACAAGAATTATTTTGTCGAACAGGCCATTAAACGGCACGGATGGTAAGGAATTTCCAAATGACCTTTCTTTCCAAGTAATTAaaccaaatagaaaaaaaaaacagcacaatggATGAGCTGGTAGacaggtcatatatatatatatatatatatatatatatatatatatatatatatatatatatatatatatatatatatatatatatatatatatatgtatatatatatatatatatatatatatatatatatatatatgtgtgtatatatgtatgtatgtgtatatgtctcACAGCCAGCCTAGACTTCATTTTAATGACATCTTTTCACTTAGACTGGCTTGGACCGGTTCTTTATACAAGGACTAGAGCCAGATGATATGTTAGCATGTCACTGCACCACAGGCAATTTATGATATGGCatagctgtgtgtatgtgtacacaATGACCATATCTCTGTCCCTTGAGACCATGTCCACACCCATTCCCTGACCCACAGTGACCCTTTAATCAATTTAGGTCCATTTCCTGATGCCAGCGGCCCTAAGTGATTGAGTTATTATACTGAGTGCTAGTTAGAAAAAATGAGACggggaaaagaaacaaaaagagaGTCCACCAGAGAGGGAGAAACGGCATATAAACCAGTTGCTATTTCCATGGTCACGCATTGCTGACATTTTGCTAATTGCTGTGTGCAATCGAAAACACATATACTGTAAGAATGTTTCCCTCTTCCATCAGGCTACTATTCTGGATTTAATTCTGAAGCAAACCATTAAGCTTTATTAAAACCATGAGCATTATTAATAGCCTGCAGATCTAATAGCTGCAATTTTCTACAAGCGATTGTTTAAATGGCTAACAATACCCTTAAGTATGTGttcttacacaaacacacactcgagGGGGTTGTTAAAGCACTCGTGTGAGCACTGTTACGTACAAATGGGATGAGAAAGAACAGTGGTGTCAGAAATCTTTCCTGCACTGCTGGTATATAGTGAGGGATAATCTGATCCGTCCCTCAGTAAGCATTTCTTATAGAGAGCACACTTCTCAGCAGAAGCCCCAACAAAGCCTATTGCTTGTTCAGAGTCTCATGGGTACATTTTTATGCTTTGACCTGCAACCTGATGCTTATGTGTCAAGATTTCACTGTCTTAAGTGTTCCTGAATGCTGTCATTATTTGCTCACAATTATGTTGTTCCAAATCTGTCTGACTTTGTTTTATAGTATATACAGTTagatccataaatatttggacatcgacacaattctaacatttttggctctatacaccaacactatgcatttgaaatgaaatgaacaagatgtgcttaactgcagactgtcagctgtaatttgagggtatttacttTCAAATTAGGTGAGCGGTGTAGGAAGtaaaacagtttgcatatgtgcctcccacttgttaagggtccaaaagtaattggacaattggcttctcagctgttccaaGACcaggtgtgttattccctcattatctcaATTACAATGaacagataaaaggtccagagttcatttcaagtgtactatttgcatttggaatctgttactgtcaactctcaagatgagatccaaagagctgtcactatcaagcaagccatcattaggctgaaaaaacaaaacaaacccataagAGAGATAGCAAAACATTAgacgtggccaaaacaactgtttggaacattcttaagaAGAAAGAACgtaccagtgagctcagcaacaccaaaagacccggaaGACCACAGAAAAAAACTGTGGTGgacgaccaaagaattctttccctggtgaagaaaacaccctttacAACAGTTTGCCAGATCAAAAAGACTCTCtgggaggtaggtgtatgtgtgtcagagtcaacaatcaagagaagactacaccagagtgaatgcagagggttcaccacaagatgtaaaccatttgGTAAGCCTCAAAAACAGAAAAGCCAGAATAGAGTTATAAAAAAGCCTTCGCCATGCTTTAACAACATCCTATAGACCGATGAggtcaagatcaacttgtaccagagtgatgggaagagaagagtatggagaaggaaaggaactgcttgtgatcctaagcagtgaagcttggtggtagtagtgacatggcgtgggcatgtatggctgtcaatggaactggttctctagTAATAATTGAtcatgtgactgctgacaaaagcagcaggatgaattctgaagtgttttgtGCAATAtgttctgctcatattaagccaaatgcttcagaacttaATGGAcagtgcttcacagtgcagatggagaatgacccaaagcatactgcaatagcaaccaaagagtttttgaagggaaagaagtggaatgttaagcaatggccaagtcaattaCCTGACCCGAATTCGATTGCGCaggcatttcacttgctgaagacaaaactaaagtggaaatgccccaagaacaagcaggaactgaagacagtagCTGTAGAGGCCTAGCaaagcaccaccaggaatgaaacccagcgcctggtgatgtctatgcattccagacttcaggctgtaatttactaaataggatttgcaaccaaatattaaaaagtgaaagtttgatttatgattattattctgtttaattacttttggacccttaaaaagtgggaggcacatatgcaaactgttgtaattcctacagcgttcgcctgatttggatgtaaataagcgcacattaaagctgacagtctgcagttaagcacatcttgttcgtttaatTTCAAATTCATTGTGTTGATTGTATAGacacaaaaatgttagaattgtgtcaacgTCCAAATATTTATAGACCTAACGGTATATCTTACACCATatacgttttagatgccattaggtgttttattcatttttgtttacattttttttaaaaatacatattttgttttcTAGATAACAAGATAATATGACATGACTTTTTAAAAGTATTCAAATGTGTCCACCCCAATATTAAAATTTACTGAACATTTGCTCACCCTagggtggttccaaaccttttgagtaatatttatttatttatttattcattcacttattttttttatttatttttcctgttgaacacacagGAAGATATTtgcagaatgttggaaaccactaGACACTAACATCCATACAGCAGAAATAAATTAtagcattattcaaaatatcttctcatttggctgaactattccttAAACAACTCAACTGTAACCTCATACAACTGTTAGCTGATTTAACATTAGCCTGTTTCAGGTTAATTGTGTTTTCTCATTTCTGACAGCTTgtgtttgaacttaaatggttttacGTGCCTTTTGCTGCATTCTGCAGTGGTTTTTTCAGGTCATTACGTGTTATGATGTGCGACTCTAATGGGGTTAGTTGCTACTGGGAAGGAGAAACATAGAGCAGTCATTTCCCATGAGACCCCTCCAGTATACGGCCACACTGATGAGAGgtggagagagaaaaagagagagagacatctGCTCACACTTTTCCCACATCCCATCTGCATTAAAGCACAGATATTCTCTAAATAAACTAAGAAAAAAATTGGTTCAAACCTCCCTGGTGTGCATTGACGTTACCTCTGTAGTTGCAAAGCTGTTTATCGTGTGTATTTTCATGTAAATGGGAATGCAAATGTATAGATTTGACTGCTTCAAAGGCATTGAAATAAATCTCCATCTCTCCTGACTGAAGAGGGGCTTTTATACAATGACTGACGATTAAGTCAACTGTCAGATAGTCTGCCAAGAAAAGCTCagccaaaaaaagcctttttctTTTCCAATATGACTCCATGACAAAAAAAGTGGATTTGTCAAGTTTGTTGCACGCTACTATGACAGGAAGTAAGTTTCATAAAGAAACACATATAACCGCACTTGTAAAGCATGCTGTGTATTCACAACAACATATGCACTGGAAAAATTCACAAACTCCCATAATATTGTGGTAATACTTGAAGGGAGTGATCATAAGACTAAAACCATTATAAGTTATAAATAAAAGGAgattttatgaatgtattttattttattacgttttttttaaggggggcacggtggcgtagtggatagtgctgtcgcctcacagcaagaaggtcattggtttgagcctcagctgggtcatttgggatttctgtgtggagtttgcatgttctccccatgtttgtgtgggttttctccgggtgctccagtttaacATTTTAAcgtcataatgtgacgtccatacaacgtcaaagtgtaacatcagtagacagtttggttgatttttatgttgttgaattAACTAACTAAAGTCTAATGTCATCTTAACGTCATAATGTGATGTACATACAACGTCAAAGTGTAACATCAGTAGACGATGATCTTTGGTTGGTTTAAATTTGTGACATTaaccaaccaaaatccaacatcatctTAACGTCATATTGTGACATCTATACTGTACAACGTCAAAGTGTAACATCAGTAGACGGTGATCTTTGGTTGGTTTAAATTTGTGGCATTAACTAACCAAAATCCTACATCATATCAAcgtcataatgtgacgtccatacaacATCAAAGTATAACATCAGacgttgatttttaggttgtggAATTAACTAACCAAAGTCCAATGTCATCTTAAcgtcataatgtgacgtccatacaacATCAAATTGTAACATCAGTAGACGGTgatctttggttgatttttaTGTTGTAGAAGTAACTAACTAAAGTCCAACATCATTTTTAACatcataatgtgacgtccatacaacgtcaaaatataacatcagtaaacgttaatttatttatttattttttcttgattttacgTTGTGGAATTAACTAACCAAAGTCCAACATCATCTTGACatcataatgtgacgtccatacaacgtcaaggtgtaacatcagTAGACTGTGACCTTTGGTTGGTTATATGTTGTGGAATTAACCAACTATAGTTCAAAGtttgacattgggttctgatgtcaacccaattgtcatttccaaccaaaatccaacgccctaaggacgttggggtacaacgtcaatctgacttcatgttgatgtcttgtgcctgcagggtatcaacttcgatataaaagaTCCTGGGAGTACGTaagcaagtatttttttttaatgtattttatttttgcttatgaCATGATCTTTCATTAAGAGATATTCGCTCCGTTATGTCATTTTtaatgcaaaggtgacattgtttgagatgtctttgttttgCCATCTTGACAGAAAACAATACATCATAACAttttgacattaccaagacaacataatgCGTCATAAATCAGTCATAAACATGAGTGTCATgttgtgtcatgaattttataacactGTTATGATATTTTACCAGACCTCCACTACGGTAATCCATATTGAGTtagtcattaaaatgtaattaaatgttataACAGTCATACAATTATTTGATAGTACTGACAATTTTAGTGTTTAGTGCCTTTTGCCAATTTTGTTTGTAACAGATTTATAACAAGTTACGTTGTCAGGTCATCATAACACATACGAGTTGTGATGGATTTGTGCGTCAAGTTGTCCTAATAAAGACATCTCAAGCAATGCCAACTTTGCATTTACATTGACATAACtgatagggctgtgcgatttagggAAAATATTTCATTGTGAAAAATTTTTCGATTtgattttgtagtcaagcttcagctcaatattctgtattgtagcttcttactgctaaaatgcagtgagtgttagtttaaaaaaggagctgaaaagatattaactaacCTCAACTtctgtttttgttaataatatgctgaaattaaacactcatttttcttagagcaaacagtagtgatTTATGGCGTTAGCTATCTCTTGGTGCCTTCGTGATGTTTTgtcatatggtgtaacagctgcaaacaactttgaaattgtactttgctgttgctagctactagattgagtgtcactagcaatacttttagttgactttttagcaagacactcctcatatagccaccTGTGGTGTTTatttaggtgctggttgtattTTCTCTTGCTGTGGCAACAactctgcgacagctcttacaaatgacccgtttttgtttggtgtctgtgactttgaaacaaaTATTCCAATATTGCAGACatactgtttttctttgatatgaatttgtttattaatgcttctgaagtgacCCACTTGTCCATGCTATtcatgtttgtttgctttattgtgGGTTTCCGCAGAGTTCCGCAGAGTTCCGCAGAGTGAttgctcaattctgattgggcagaacgaaagtggaTAGTAAGACCGTCACACACACAGAAGGCAGTCAAGCAATTGCTCTGGGTGGAAGAAATGATAAAATACATATAAGTTTCAAATTGCAGCCTCTTAATTTAGCTAATTGCAACATTTCAAatcgcgattcgatttcgattaatcccACAGCCCTAATAACTGAGCAAatacacttaatgacagtttctataagcatgcataaaatctaatttatattCATGTCATTTGTCATGTCATATTTATAAAtttgtcatgacagtcttatgaaaacccccttcaagtaaaatgTTACTGATATGGTTCACACAAACCAGACTCAATGTCAGAATGATACGTTTTCATACATTTTCATCCATATAAATGACATTTGTTGACTCAAggtaataaatcaaataaatattcagAATCATAATTTAGTTAAGTCAATTTAGATGATATCACACTTGTTACACCGTGTAGATCACAGTATAGCAAAGccattatttataatgttataagAACTGGCAAAAGTTGGATTCAACTCAAGACTTCAACAAGACCTTCATCGTCATCAAGAGACAAAAGCGAAGGAGCGTTGGTTGGGCTGGTGCCACTTCTGAAATTTATAGAGCCGTAAAGTCTGGCTTGGTGCTTGGAGTAAGCAAATGCTTGTCTCCTGATCATCTCCCCTTTATACATGGAGATCATCAACAGGGTTGACAGTACCACACCTCCGAGCGTGAGGAGGCACAATCCTGCAATCACACACCTGTCCAGGTGAGCACCCACTCGGGCATTATCTCTCTCCAAACGTTCCATCTCCCGAGCAGAAACGGTGTCGGGATTGACTTTGACATCCCGTGGGACTGTATAGGAAATGACAACCAAGGAAATCCCAGTAACTAAAAAGGTTACAGCTCCTATAAATCCATAATCCACTGACTTTTCCGTTGAATCCACCATGAAATCGTCAACCGACAGCAGAGAGCATTCTGGGGCAACCTCTTGGAGATCTTTGGATGAATTCCAACTGAGTTTGTCATAGTTGGTCTCCTCAGCTAACAACTGGCAGTCTTTATGGTTGGTAATGTCAGCCACACCAGGAAAAGCAGTTTCAAACTGCTCGTCGTAACATACCTCGACTTCTTCATCAAATCCCCATTCATTGAGTTTGCAGAGTCGTCCAACTGGCAGAGTCGCTGTCCATGGTTCTGAAAGCCTGTTCGCCTCATTAACATTCTCCTCCAGATACGCCTGGCAGCACTCTTCATTGGAAACAGTCCTTTCATCTACACACACTGAGTGATGACTTTGCTGGTGCTTTAGAGACCAGTCAAGGTGATCAGTCTGGACACTGTCTTGACCACAGAAGAGGACTTTCAGATCAGCCATTTTCACTTTTGTTCAGATATCATTGCATGCTGCCAATAGCATCCCTGCTCCATGAAGACAAAAACAAGAAGGTATTTATAAgcaatatatgagcaattccagcgttatggatgtgacatttgcagtaaaaacttaaaacataaattcacataaaaagtatatgttaacaatattttgaaacatctgtttatatttttcaaaaccactaaccacagagttataggagcagaaaaatatcaacctgtaaacaatttttatattttaaatgaggaaaataaacatgtattatggatgggacaaaaaaaaattgcgagtttgcagtatacaacatactttgtagcaATTCTGTGAAtttaactgcacaacccaaataATATAACGCTAATCAAAAAGATAAGAGTTACTACAGaacaaaatgattttattttatttgacatttttttgcatttatgaggaaaaagatTCATTGTGAATGTGACGTCTCtcagttatggatgtgacagatgtgaaattcccacttgtgtgatttttggtaaatcaaatataatagtttgaaaacattgacagacattttaagtgtttttaaagcactgtaaaatacttgcttacacacacacaaaaaaaaaatgcagaaacggATTCGATATTTTGGATTCGGattctatattttttttcatgtcaaggttgatatttgcatggaattgctcgtgtgtgtgtgtgtgtgtgtgtgtatgtatgtatgtatgtatgtatgtgtgtgtgtgtatgtatgtatatgtatatatatatatatatatatatatatatatatatatatatatatatatatatatatatatatatatatatatatatatatatacacacacacacacacacacacacacacacacacacacacacacacacacacacacgagcaattccatgcaaatatcaaATGTGTGTGTTACTATATGGTTTAACATATAgtaaattacagtatattttcattttgggttaaGCTTACActttaaataatttgtca
This DNA window, taken from Danio aesculapii chromosome 19, fDanAes4.1, whole genome shotgun sequence, encodes the following:
- the LOC130247174 gene encoding transmembrane protein 74 — encoded protein: MADLKVLFCGQDSVQTDHLDWSLKHQQSHHSVCVDERTVSNEECCQAYLEENVNEANRLSEPWTATLPVGRLCKLNEWGFDEEVEVCYDEQFETAFPGVADITNHKDCQLLAEETNYDKLSWNSSKDLQEVAPECSLLSVDDFMVDSTEKSVDYGFIGAVTFLVTGISLVVISYTVPRDVKVNPDTVSAREMERLERDNARVGAHLDRCVIAGLCLLTLGGVVLSTLLMISMYKGEMIRRQAFAYSKHQARLYGSINFRSGTSPTNAPSLLSLDDDEGLVEVLS